The window AAGGCAATGCAGGATTGAGAGGAGAAGTTTTGTAGAAAAAAAGCTTTTTGCTGCAGCTTTCCATTTTCAAATTTTATTTTTCAATAGGCAATAGGCAATAGGCAATAGGCAATAGGCAATAGGCAATAGGCAATAGGCAATAGGCAATAGGCAATAGGCAATAGGCAATAGGCAATAGGCAATAGGCAATAGGCAATAGGCAATAGGCAATAGGCAATAGGCAATAGGTAATAGGCAATATTTAAATAGTATCTTTGCGTGCAATTAAATTCAATTGCAATGATCTCACACGATGCTAAGTTTGTAGGCGAAGGCCTCACTTACGACGATGTTCTTTTAGTACCTGGTTACAGCGAGGTATTACCTAGAGAAGTCAGTATAAAAAGTAAATTTTCCCGCAACATTACTCTTAATGTTCCTATTGTATCTGCTGCTATGGATACGGTAACAGAAAGCCGCATGGCTATTGCTATGGCGCAAGAAGGTGGAATCGGGATTCTTCATAAGAACATGTCCATAGAAGCACAAGCTCAAAAAGTACGTCGCGTGAAACGTGCAGAGAGTGGAATGATCATCGACCCAGTTACACTTACTGAAAAAGCAACTATAGGGGATGCTAAAGCCAGCATGCGTGAGCATGGCATAGGCGGGATACCGATTGTTGATGCAGATGGATTTATCAAGGGAATCGTTACCAATAGAGATCTAAGATTTGAAAAGAAAGACAGCCGCTCTGTAACGGAAGTAATGACCTCTGAAAATTTGATCACTGCTAAAGCCGGAACCTCATTGCAGCAAGCAGAATTGATTTTACAAGAACATAAAATTGAAAAGCTTTTAGTAGTATCAGACGATAACAAACTGGTTGGTCTGATCACATTTAGAGATATCACTAAATTAACCTTGCAACCTAATGCCAATAAAGACCAGTACGGCCGCCTAAGGGTCGCAGCGGCTATAGGTGTGACGGGTGATGCCGTAGATCGCGCTCGAGCCTTAGTCAATGCGGGTGTAGATGCGGTAGTAATTGATACGGCTCATGGTCATACTAAAGGTGTGGTAGATGTGCTTAAAGATGTCAAAAAACACTTTCCAGAACTAGATGTTGTAGTTGGTAATGTTGCAACTGCAGCTGCAGCAAAATATTTAGCTGATGCCGGTGCTGATGCCGTAAAAGTGGGGATAGGTCCAGGATCTATTTGTACGACCCGTGTGGTCGCTGGAGTTGGGTTCCCTCAATTAAGTGCCGTGATGGAAGCAGCACATGCCTTGAAAGGTTCTGGAATTCCAGTCATTGCAGATGGTGGAATTCGTTATACAGGTGATATTCCTAAAGCTCTCGCTGCAGGAGCAGATTGTGTGATGTTAGGATCTATGCTTGCCGGTACTACAGAATCTCCTGGTGAGACTATCATCTATGATGGTCGTAAGTATAAATCATACCGTGGTATGGGATCTGTAGAAGCTATGCAAACTGGATCTAAAGACCGGTACTTCCAGGATGTAGAAGACGATATCAAAAAATTAGTTCCAGAAGGAATTGTAGGACGTGTACCATTCAAAGGAGACCTTGTGGAAAGCATGACACAGTTTGTTGGAGGATTGCGAGCAGGAATGGGGTATTGCGGTGCAGGAACCATTGAGGATTTGAAAGAAAAAGGACAATTTGTAAAAATCACAGCTGCAGGAGTTCATGAGAGCCATCCGCATGATGTGACCATTACTAAAGAAGCACCTAATTACAGCCGTAACTAGATGAAGATTATTTGTATAGGCCGCAATTATGTTGATCATATTGCGGAGCTAAACAATCAACGTCCAGAAGAGCCTGTGGTGTTTATGAAACCAGACACGTCTATTTTACTGGATAAAAACCCGTTTTTCATACCAGAGTTTTCTGACGATATACATCATGAGGTGGAAGTCGTTGTAAAGATTAATCGACTAGGGAAACACATTCAGAAAAAATTTGCTCATAAATATTA of the Nonlabens marinus S1-08 genome contains:
- the guaB gene encoding IMP dehydrogenase, whose protein sequence is MISHDAKFVGEGLTYDDVLLVPGYSEVLPREVSIKSKFSRNITLNVPIVSAAMDTVTESRMAIAMAQEGGIGILHKNMSIEAQAQKVRRVKRAESGMIIDPVTLTEKATIGDAKASMREHGIGGIPIVDADGFIKGIVTNRDLRFEKKDSRSVTEVMTSENLITAKAGTSLQQAELILQEHKIEKLLVVSDDNKLVGLITFRDITKLTLQPNANKDQYGRLRVAAAIGVTGDAVDRARALVNAGVDAVVIDTAHGHTKGVVDVLKDVKKHFPELDVVVGNVATAAAAKYLADAGADAVKVGIGPGSICTTRVVAGVGFPQLSAVMEAAHALKGSGIPVIADGGIRYTGDIPKALAAGADCVMLGSMLAGTTESPGETIIYDGRKYKSYRGMGSVEAMQTGSKDRYFQDVEDDIKKLVPEGIVGRVPFKGDLVESMTQFVGGLRAGMGYCGAGTIEDLKEKGQFVKITAAGVHESHPHDVTITKEAPNYSRN